The Niallia sp. Man26 genomic sequence ATGAGGAATAAAAAAAAGCACGAGCAATTATTTAATGGAGGGTTAAGATGAGTAGAGGTTACAGGTTAAATAATTTATTTTCTCTCGCAAAATCAATGAAAAATAAAAAAATAGACTATCAAGTTATTAATAACATCCCCTATAAAAAAGACCTGGAGATATGTGCGATTTTTAAATATGATTATAAAATCATAAAGAAGCGACCCTATACAGATAATTCACAACCCAAAGAATATATATTAGGTCTATTTAAAAGAAAGACACACCAATATTTGACCTTGCCATTAGATTATAAAAAAAGTGATAATTTCGAAAGCTTTGAGCTTCCTAATAGGTTAGGAGAGGATTTATTTAAAGATTTAATGAAATTCTTAGAACTTAACGGCACGGAAAGAAGGGAGTTTAGCCTACACAATTTCTATAGAATATTAGACAAAGCAACTCCCACAAAGGCTGGAAAAGAAAATTTTGATCGATTAGTATGTTCTCATTCCTATCCGACATCAAAAGATAACGAACATAATAAAATCTATTTTAGTCATTTTAGAGACAATGATAAACGTGGCGAGAAACGTAGCCTAGAAAACTATGAAAAAACAGAAAAATTACTTCCCTACGCAAATAAGGTAATAGGAAATAGAAATATCTCCGTCTGTTTTACACCAGAAAAAAAAGAAGAGGCAGTAGAAAAAAAAGAAGCGGATATAAAAATAAAAGTTTATTAAATACTTTAAAGAAGAAAAGTTGCATTTTGGTAAAAACTGAATATAATATAGGTATAAAGTCACTATACTTAGAAGCGATGAAAAATCATCTTTATTTGGGCGCTTGGATGATTTGAAGCTAGTAGCGCAACCGGCTAATTAAACATATGTTTAGTTGGCTTTTTTTGTGGTAAGAATACAAAAAAGAGGATGATACTAGTGGCAGATAAATACACAATTAAGAAAACTTGTTTTAATAATATAGAGGAAAATACATTAGTAGAATTATACTCCCTTTCAAAGGACAGTATAAAGCAGGTTGATAATAAGAGCTTCCACGAAGTAACCATATTAATGTCTGCGATAAGAGAAGAAGCCCCAGCAAGATTAAAGGACATTGAAGATATTGAAGCGGAAGTTACACCAGAAATTGCTACAATACTAAGCTCCAATATGGAAGAAGCCTTATTCATTAATGAAATTGAGTCGCTAATAAACTGACTAGATCATAAAAAGGCACCTTATAAGGAAGGTGCCTTTATCAATTTGCTCTGACTTTCTTCATAAAGTTTTTCAGTTATTTCAGCGCCTTGCTCTTCCCAAATTCTTTTAGATTCTTCTTCATCAAAATATTTCTTCAGGATTTCTAAAGCGTCATTTCTATGCATATAATGTGGTATCTTCTCAATTCTTGTAACTTTCCGTTTAGGTAACTTACTCATAATAAATTCCCGGATAGCTTTTTCAATAAGAATGGATTTATCATCGTCAAATAAGGCAAGTTGTTCGTCGGTTGTTGCTTTTTTAGGAAGTACAGCTGAAATATAGCCAATAGGATTTTTTATAGTATCGTCATATTTAATAGATTGCATCAACTCAACGATATTATTCTTTCCGTAATTAAGCCATTCAGTGATAACTTTTTTATTCAAATTCATTCCTATTTCTAGACCAAGTCGCTGAATATCAATAACATCCTGAGAATAAGTATCTTCTTCTATCTTTATTATCTGGTCAGAAGAACTGTTCGTTTTTATTTTAAACTTTATCTTATGTATAGAGCGTCCTTTTCGGATTGCATCGTAAGTAAAGGATATGTCTGTTTTTTTAGCAAGTTCTGCTTGGGCATGATCAATAACTCTCTGCCTAAAATTAATCCAAACTGGATATTTGTCTTGGAGCCCTAATTTAGCCCGTAATTCTTCAAGCGTAAAGGTTCTCTCTGTTAAACCCTCATAACTTTTTAAAAGCTCATATAGACGAATAGAATAGTTACTACGTAGATGCAGAATATTCCCTAGTTTATACCTAGTGAATTTCTGATTTAACAAAAGGAAGAAAGGTTTTAAATCTGGATCAAAGCGAACTGTTACAGAACCCTCGTTTATATTGTAAGTTGCTTTTGATAACCAAGCTATACGGGTTGGTTTCCCTTCGTGGTTAATAAATAAAAAGGGTTGCATTAATTGGGTTGTTATCTTATCAACTTCTTTATATAAGTTCTTCGACTTTGAACCAATTAAATCCCCGAATTGTTTAATAGAAAAAGTATAGGTTTGGAAATCCTTATCATTGGGATGGATATTAGAAGCTATTACAGATATTATCTTTTGTTCCATTACCCCTAACTTATAGGTTGCTTCTACTATTGAGTTTGCCTTTGATACTAAGTTTGTATCTTTAAAAATAATCTCTCTATTATTTTCCATGACAATTTATACTCCTAGAATATTGGTAGTTTTATTTTATCGTAAGCTAAAACAAACGTAAACTAAAAAATGTTTGTTTTAGGTATTTATAAAATACCGACCCCAAAAGTGTTGTGTTTATTCTTGCTGTTAGTACTCTAATAGTATTCATCGTTCAAACTAATCCTAATAATGAGGGGCTTTATTTTCTGATACTGTGTAAATTGACCCCAAAAGTGTTGTGTTTATCTTTGCTGTTAGTACTCTATATGTACATATCTTCCAAACTAAATTCTCTAAATGAGGTGCTTTACACCCTAAGATGTGTTATTTCACCCCAAAAACGTTGTGTTTTAAACAATATTCATTATGCACCACCCCAAAAATGTTGTGTTTAATCTTTAAGAACACACTTAAATCAGTCAAAATGATATGTTTTGGCCCCAAATTTGTTGTGTTTTAAGAAAATAGAACGTTTACTTTTTACACCCTAAAAATGTTGTGCTTTTACACCCCAAAAATGTTGTGCTTTTACACCCCAAAAATGTTGTGCTTTTACACCCCGAAAGTGTTGTGCTTTCACCCCGAAAGTGTTGTGCTTTCACCCCAAAAGTGTTGTGCTTTTACACCCCGAAAGTGTTGTGCTTTCACCCCAAAAGTGTTGTGCTTTGCCCCAAAAGTGTTGTGCTTTCACCCCAAAAGTGTTGTGCTTTCACACCCCAAAAGTGTTGTGCTTTCACCCCAAAAGTGTTGTGCTTTGCCCCAAAAGTGTTGTGCTTTCACCCCAAAAGTGTTGTGCTTTAATTGCTCAAGCCTTACTGCCCCAACAGTTTGCTAGATCTGTAAACAGGTTAAACAAGTATAAACAAGTTAAATAGATTTATATAAACAAGCACAAACAAAGAGAAGTGTAGTAGTTTAAATAGATTTAATAGATTTACTTCTATTAATTACTTACACCCCAAAAGTGTTGTGTTTATTACAACCTCTATTATTCATAAACATGGATGGTTGACAGACATTGAGATTTAAGGAGAAGTATGCTTTAATAATAAGAACAATAGTATACAAAAAGGGAAGGACCCTACACTGAAAAAACCGAGCTATAGCTACGGTAGTTTTCTTGTGGGGTCCTTTTTATGTATTTTGTTTACTAATGTAAAAAAAACACCTATAATTTACTAACCTATCAGTTTAGGACCTGAGGTTAATAGAAACGACAAGGGGTTTTTTCTTAATTATTACATTCCGTTTATTCTATCACATAAGCATTTAATTTCAAGAAAAAACCTACATATATGTCTTTAATAGGTAATCCCTGGAGGATAGTATGGAATCTGAAAAGTTAAACTTAAAAGGAAAAAATGACAAATTAGAGTATTACAGAACAATTGATACGGGGAATCTTGAGCAAAGAATGAAATTAGTTAAACAGGACGAAAGTAAATTAACTTACTATGTTCCAGAACTAGATAAGGTCGTATATTCAGAAACGGAAGTAAGAAAATTTTCCTTAGATGCTTATGGCGAAAATATCCCTTATATTGACGGAGAGCTTACCATTCTAAATAACTATTTATTTGATTACTGGGGATACTTTATAAACGCTGAGGGCTTAGCTTTATATGCCCACTTAAAAAGATATACTTATGGGAATAAAGATTGGTGTTTTCCTAATTTTGAAATGATCAGTCTTAAAATGGATAAATCAAGACCTACTATACATGCTTACTTAGAAATATTGGAGAGATATGGGTTTGTCTATAAATTCAATGTTATAAACCGATCAAGAGAAAAGGAAGAAGGCCCAATTTTCAAAATCAGAAAGAAAGTACCCTTATTAACTAAGGCATTACTTGAAGGGAATAAGGAATTAGAAATTCCAGATAATGTTTCGGCTCATATTAAGAAAGCTATGAAAAAAGAAAAGGAAGGACTTCCTAAAAAGTTAAGAGCAGAACATGACAAGTATGTAAATGAAATGATTCGAAACAACGAGAAAATAAATCTTGAAAATCAAATGGACTATGAAGAAATATATCGTGTCTGGCAACAATATGGAGAAATTATTAAAAATAATAACAAACCTCTAGCATTAAATGAAGAGGTAGTACTTGACTATGGAAAAGCAGAAATGGATAAACATGAAGCCAATATGTTAAATTATCTACTTACCTATGTGTCTAAGAAGCTTTCCAAACCTTCATTTGATACATGGTTTAAAGGAATTTCTATAAAACTCACGCAAAACAACTGTTATGTACTAGCTCCTAATGAGTTTTGTAAAGATTGGCTGGAGAATAAATATGCAGATCTCATCTCGAATGCTATTCGAGAGTATGATAAATCGATTGACGCTATAGTAATTCAACAATAATTCCGAAGGTGTGTCTAACTGGCACATCTTTTTTATTTTAGTATCTTACTCTGTTTTGTTTGTCAGCTGAATAAAAGTGAGGGAATTGATCATTTAAATAACATAATTGAGTCTTACTTTTCTATGACCCGAATAATATGTAATAAAAAACACTAGGAGAGATTTCTTATGCCAAAAACAAGACAAGATTCCTGGACAGAAAAAGAAGACATACTATTAGCTGATGTTGTACTGCGAAGTATTAGTGAGGGCAGTACGCAGCTTCAAGCATTTGAAGAAGTAGGGAAACAATTATCTCGTACAAGTGCTGCTTGTGGATTTAGATGGAATGCTTACGTAAGAAAGCAATATAAATCGAATATAGAAGCAGCAAAAGTGCAAAGAAAACAACTAAAGCAGGGGAAACCTCTAGTGGAGGAGTTAGTAACAGAACTTTCAAGAGAAGAGGAGCAAGTATTTAAAACAACAAATGCTGATCAATTTGACGGCATCATTCATTATTTAAAAGAAATATATAATAAGTCGAAAATATTCAATCATCAAAGCGAAGTTAGTAATAGCCATGAACAAGATTTACATGACAAAATTAATGAATTAATTAATCAAAATAAGTATTTACAGAAGAAATTACATTCTAAAGAGGAGGCATATAAAGGGTTAGTTGATCTAATGGAACAAGCAAGAAAAATGGTAACAAATAAATAAAATCTTACTTTAAGATGAATTATTTACAATCCATTTCCCAATATAAACTAGTGGTTTTTATGACATGTAAATTCATTTAGTTTATCTATCAATTAGATTACTCTTATACCTTAAAAAGTTTTTAATGCAGGGTGAAAAAATTTTTAACCCTACCTTAAAAATTTTTTAAGGTAGGGTTAAAGAATTTTTAAGGTATCAAATTTCATAGGTTAAAAATTTTTTAAGGTATCAAAACGGCTTATTTTTATAGGTCAAAAATTTTTTAAGGTATGATAAGTTAAAAAATTTTTAAGGTACCATTAAAAAATTTTTAACCGGAATAAATACAAAGATTAATAAATACAATTTATTTAAATATTATATATAGGGAAATCGTCCGTGGATTTATTCTGAAAAGAGCTTGTCCATTTAATATAAACAGGATATAATACCCATATATTAATTTACTTTTTATTTTTTATTTTTTTTGTGCAATCCATTTTAGGGTTAGCAGACAGACAATAATACACTTACAGCCTTTGTGGTTGATGAATAAGAATAGCTGAAATAAATTAGCTGTTTTCTATCATTGACCCCAAAGGCTTTTTTGCGTTTAGTTTTCGTTTAAAACGGTTGATGATGGTAATTAAAACAAAGGTGAGGAAGATTAACATGGCAAAAAGCCAAAACAAAAAGATAGCAATCTATAAAGGACAGGTAATTCATTATGGTTCAAACAAATATCCTACAACTTGAAGAATAACAATATTCGCTTTTATTTAGAATTTTCAAGGTTGTTTGAATCAATACTACTGGTTCAGTGATCATACTAAAAAAGCGACTCATACTTTTACTACATATTGTGAGGGCAATTTAGAAGAGGCTAAAAAATTAGTTGTTGATAGCTTTAAAAACTATTTAGAAAAGAAGCCTTTGGCAGGGATAGTGTTGCAGATGGGGAGATAGTTGGTTATCTAACAGAAATCGAAAGGAAAGAAAGTACAAGGATCAAAGAAATAGAGCAAATATCATTATTTGAAATGACTAACGATGATATCAATAAAATCAAAAAGAAGAAAAATGCAGTTATCAGTGGACAATTAGCATTTGCGCTTCTTTAATCATAAGGGGGAAAAATTTATGACGATTACAATAACCATGGATTGGCTTGTATGCCTATATTACCTAATTGAAAATATATTTTTTGTTTATTGTACGGATTTAAGAATGAAAAATTACTTTTTGCAAAATGAGTTATATCCTAGAGAGTTTTATTGTTTTGAGATGGAAGAGGAAGAATTCTCTACAGATGATGCTGTAACTGCACAGATTGAGGAACCTACAATTTTGTCAAAACCTCTTGTAGTAAAAACGGAACTAAACCAAGAGGCTGAAGCTTTACTAGCGGAATTGCAATTAGAGCTTTCTAGTTTTGAATCAATTCAAGAGAAAGAAGTAGAAGGAAATGTTCTATTCGATAAAAAGATTGATTCTGATTGTATCAGTTTATCAGACTATGATTCAGATAATGGCGATACTTCTGATGTTTCATCAGCAAATTTTGAACAATTAGCATCCGCAAAAATAGGAGATTGTTTAGAAGGTGAACAACATTGGGTGGTGTCGATCATTGGTACAGAAGAAGAATACTTACATGTATCTGATGGCCATCGCGCTTGGATAAACGCTGGAGAGGATGCACAGGGGTTGAAACGAGGTGACTTGTTAGCTGTTGATGTCATCCGCCATGGAAGAAACATTGAAGTATTAAATATTACATTTTTAGATTCAACTATATCGGAAGATTATCTCATTCCGGACGAAGAAATAGAATTCAATAACAGCTATTCAAGAGCTATATAGTTTGTAGGAAGTGACCAATCATGGTCACCTTCTGCTCCAAATATATATCTTTATGTATATTTGGAGCAGATGTTCCTATGGTATTAAATACATAAAAAAATAGACATTGCATCAAAATGAGTCTAAAGATTTATTGTGTATTTTATTTAGTGAGTCAAAAGATGCTTGTTTTTGACAAAATTCGACAAAGTTGAGTTATTTATATGTCTATAATGTATAAAGTAAGCAAGGAAAGAAAACTGCAATAAACAGGAAAGGGGATAGTTGTAGTGACTATTCAGCCAATGCTAACAGAAGAAAATATTAACACCATCATAAATGTACTAAGGGAGAAAAAGTACAACCTTAATAGTTTTCACTTGAAATATAGTGCTCGTGAACAATCACTGTTGTTGGATGGAAAAGGTATTCAAGGGATTAACCAAACTGATGATTATTACGAAGCAATTGAAGATAATTTGGTTTATGCTGATTTCAACTGGATCTCACCAATGTGCGAAGCCTTAAATATTAATTTTACTGCGAATTTAAAGGTACTGCCGGAAGGAGACATGGAACATAATAAGGTTAGACTAGTAGTAACGGTTCCAGTTCCTGTTGAATGCAATGGAAATAAGCATAGAGTACAAGAGGTTCTATATAATCCATTTATGAGGGTTGTTAAGTTTCAATCCTTTGTGAAAGAAGTTGTTTTCTTTGGTAATAACCATATGGTTACCAAAGTGGACTTTATCTTGGAGATCGAAGGGAAGAAAATAGTTCCTCATCTCAAAGATAACCCAGGAATTAATCATCAATGCTTGAATCAATGGATGGCCACTGCAGATAAAATAATTGATTACGGAAAAAAAGATTACAAATATGTAGAGCATTTACAAGTGCTAAATGGGCGTATGGCTAATATATCCTATGAATCTACTACTTCCTTCCGATTTAAAAATGATTCGAAGAAGGAATACTAAATGAATATAAAAAAGCGAGGAATACCTTTACTAATGCTATTAGTGGCAGCTATAGCTTTTCCCATTCAAGCATTCGCAAGCCCTATTAATTTTAATCAAGGATCATCTTTTAGTAGTGATGTTGTAAATTGGACATCGAATATTAATGCATATGCTCCTACAGTTTCCTTCCTTTTCTCTGCTATCTTTGTGTTAATGTTTTTATTTGGAGTTGTAAGGTTAGGTTACTCTATTATCACTAAAACAGGGCAAGTAATGAAGGGATCTACTGGATTACTGATATGGGTGCCAATCGCATTCTTCTTAATTAGAATTTTTCTAATCTTGTTATTTACAATTAACAGCACAAATGTTACACTGATTGCATCAGATGTGATTCGTTTAATTCGTACTACTGGTTATTTTACCGTTTTAGGGATGGTTCTCATAGGATTCGCCATGTTCCTTTTCTTTAAATTTTTAAAACATCCAGAGTTCGGGCGATGGAGTAAAAGATTATGGGTAGCTGCTGGATTATTATTTGTCTTAACAAGCATCATGCCAGTAGTATTTGGAGCAGTGTAAGGAGAAGTACAAGTATGCCAGCTCGATATAAGGTAAATGAATCAGAAGTTAAAATGATATTAGATAATCCACGTAGAAAAGTTGTTAAAAACGGGTGTTACTAATGATATGCCTTTACTAAAAAAGGACAGAATTAAGCGAGCTGCAGATATTTTGAATAATAGGTGATAACATTGCTGAAATTGGTTGTAAATAATACAACAAACCAAGAAAATACAGAGGAAAAACTAACTTGTAGAAACTCTTGTGAATATTATGATGAAATAACCGAAAGCTGCTCGATTAAATCGAATGTAAATGTAGATAGTACATATGAAGTGTTGGGATGCACTCACTTCCTCAGTAAAATAGTTCCTGATGAGAATTATGAGCGACCTAAACCAAAGGCACTTAACAATATTGACGATGACTCCATGTTAAAAGAAGTATTGGAGCAAAAAGCAATATTAGATGCTTCTAAATATCCTATGAAACCGGACTTAGATGCTACCTGGTTTGTCGCCCCATGTGGAACCTACGGTTGCTGGATTATAAACGGATCTGCAAACAAATTTTCTATCGTTAAAGATGTTGATGAGGTAGAAAAAAGATGGCATGCAAATGTATATCGTTCACCAATTCCTCTTCATGACCATAAATCATCATTAGGCCTTGCATCTAGAATTGCCTGGGTAGTAGATGAGGAAGGATATGGTCAATATGCGCTTATATTCAATGGCGATATAACTAAAACCCGTTATCCTAGACCACGCAATTGGAAAAGAAGCTATTGATAAGGTAATGTTGTTGGATTATAATGAAATCAATATCATAAATCAAGGGAAGGACCCTTTTTCATTGAAGCACATGCAGCATGTGTTTTTTTGGAAAAGGGTCTTTTTTTATTAAAAAGGAGAATTATTTATGAGTGCAGATATCTGTGTAGTAGGAGGCAGTAACATTAGCTTCGAAAGTGGATTAAAAGATGTGATAGATATTATGTTTGGAGCAAAATACTCTGTTATATCTAAAAGTGATCTTAAGGTTAATGATGAATCACCTAGATTAATCGTAGTAACCTCAACCCATCTAAAAGAAGCTTCTTCCTTTACTCAGCTAGAAAACCAAAAGAGAGATGGCGCAAAATTAGTGATACTTAAGGACGGTCCTGAATTGCCGGAAGATCTTCACTTATTTACAGGGTTTCTCTCTAAAAATATGAGTGCTTCAGAAATGAAGCAAGCGATAGAAGACATTCTAGAAAACAATGAGTATTTTGTTCATCCAGAAGTGGGTGCTTCCATTTTGATACATTATAACCGTTACCACCAAAACAAAATAGAGAACCAATGCATTTAAAGAACAATAGATACCATTGCCGCTTCCTAAAGCTTAAAAGTTAACCAGAAAAGAGGAGAGAGATTTTGGGGAAAGTGTTAGTTTGTTGCGAAAAGCCTATTCAGATGAATCAATTAGTAGCACCATTTCCACATAAAAAGGTAGGTGATCATATCTTAGTGGAACCATGCAAGACATTTCCTGATTCCGCTGTCTTTATATCTGCAGTTGGTCATATTTTAGAACTTTATAATCCTGGAGACTATGATGAATCTCTTAAGTCGTGGAATATTAAAGACTTACCTATCGTACCTAGAACATTTAAATTAAAGGTTATTCCTAGTAAAAATCGTTCCTTACAAACGTTTCGAAAATTTCTAAAGGATCCATCCATTAAATAAATTGTTAATGCTGGAGATTCAGCCATGGAGGGACAACTGCTCATAGATGAAATTTTATATTACTTAGGAAACAAAAAGCCTGTGAAACGTTTATGGACCTCATCCCTCACGAAAAATGGAGTAGAGACAGCGTTTAAATCCCTGAAGAGTAATAAGGAATACAATCATTTATATCAAGCGGGTATTGCGAGGCAAAGAGCTGATTGGTTAATTGGGATCAATACAACAAGAGCGTTAACGACTTTGATGGGTGAAAAAGGTTTGAATATAACAATGAATGCTGGAAGAGTACAAACCAGTTTAATGGGAATTGTTTATCAAAGAGAATTAGAAATTGAAACATTTGAAAGTGAATCTTATTGGGACTTCTACATTTCTACACAATTTAAGAATGGAACCATAACAGCAAAGTGGTTTAACGATAAGGAAAGTCACATTTTTAATAAGGAAGCTGCCTTATTAGTAAGGGATTTCTGCCAGAATAAAAGCCCAAAGGTTTATTCCATTGAAGAGAAGGAGCACATCGTTAAGCCGCCTCAACTATTTAGTCTATCCACTCTGCAATCAAAGGCTAATCAATTATATAAGTTTTCTTCGGATCGCGTGCTAAAGCTTTTACAATCGTTATATGAGAAGTGGAAGCTCGTTTCTTACCCAAGGACTGATAGTTGTTACTTAACAGCGGAGGAAGCAGCTACACTCCCTGATATTCTACGAAAGCTAAATGAGTTAGAGGATTACAAACCGCTCCTAAATGATGCTATGAAGGATATTACAGATGACAAGAGGTATGTAGATTCTTCTAAGGTTTCGGATCACTTTGCGCTTCTTCCTACAGAGGATGTTAGTAATTACTCATTCATTAGTAGTAAAGAGAGACTGATCTACGATTTAATTGTTAAATCATTAATCGCTGCTCATTATCCAGACCACATATATCAGTCTAGAGAAATGATCCTCTCTATCGATGACCAATTTACATTTAAGGCAAACGGGAAAGTAATCACACAAAATGGTTGGAAACAACTATATAATAAATCCCTTGATGAACAAGAAGACACAGAGTTAGAAATGAAGATGCTTCCTCTTGTACATGAGGGAGAAACAGGAATACTCTTATCTCATTCATTAGAAGAAGGATTTACAAAACCAAAACCTAGATTTACAGATGGAGATCTTATCAAGATAATGAGTAACGCTGGTAATTGGGTCAGGGAAAAAGAGGATTTCAAGAATAAAGAACTAGTGTTAGGAACTGCCGCTACCATACATGAAATTATAAACAAAGTTAAAGATAAATACATATCTGTTCAAGATAATCAGGTTTATTACTACCTGCAGGAAGGGTTTTAATTGAGGCTTTAGGAGCGAATAGTTATTTAACTTCGGTTCTAACTACAGGACGTATGGAAAGGTATCTGGATGATATAAAAAATGGGAAAGCTTCGGTTGATGATTTTTTAAAAAGAACAGAAAAGATGAGTTTGATTGTTCTTAATGAATTAAAGGAGAAATCTAAGACTTGGAACTTCTCTGAGCAATTAATTCAGGATATAGTACCAAAAGAGATAGGACGATGTTTATCTTGTGGTGGAAATTTAATA encodes the following:
- a CDS encoding DUF6037 family protein produces the protein MSRGYRLNNLFSLAKSMKNKKIDYQVINNIPYKKDLEICAIFKYDYKIIKKRPYTDNSQPKEYILGLFKRKTHQYLTLPLDYKKSDNFESFELPNRLGEDLFKDLMKFLELNGTERREFSLHNFYRILDKATPTKAGKENFDRLVCSHSYPTSKDNEHNKIYFSHFRDNDKRGEKRSLENYEKTEKLLPYANKVIGNRNISVCFTPEKKEEAVEKKEADIKIKVY
- a CDS encoding DNA topoisomerase, which gives rise to MEGQLLIDEILYYLGNKKPVKRLWTSSLTKNGVETAFKSLKSNKEYNHLYQAGIARQRADWLIGINTTRALTTLMGEKGLNITMNAGRVQTSLMGIVYQRELEIETFESESYWDFYISTQFKNGTITAKWFNDKESHIFNKEAALLVRDFCQNKSPKVYSIEEKEHIVKPPQLFSLSTLQSKANQLYKFSSDRVLKLLQSLYEKWKLVSYPRTDSCYLTAEEAATLPDILRKLNELEDYKPLLNDAMKDITDDKRYVDSSKVSDHFALLPTEDVSNYSFISSKERLIYDLIVKSLIAAHYPDHIYQSREMILSIDDQFTFKANGKVITQNGWKQLYNKSLDEQEDTELEMKMLPLVHEGETGILLSHSLEEGFTKPKPRFTDGDLIKIMSNAGNWVREKEDFKNKELVLGTAATIHEIINKVKDKYISVQDNQVYYYLQEGF
- a CDS encoding RsfA family transcriptional regulator; translation: MPKTRQDSWTEKEDILLADVVLRSISEGSTQLQAFEEVGKQLSRTSAACGFRWNAYVRKQYKSNIEAAKVQRKQLKQGKPLVEELVTELSREEEQVFKTTNADQFDGIIHYLKEIYNKSKIFNHQSEVSNSHEQDLHDKINELINQNKYLQKKLHSKEEAYKGLVDLMEQARKMVTNK
- a CDS encoding replication initiation protein — translated: MENNREIIFKDTNLVSKANSIVEATYKLGVMEQKIISVIASNIHPNDKDFQTYTFSIKQFGDLIGSKSKNLYKEVDKITTQLMQPFLFINHEGKPTRIAWLSKATYNINEGSVTVRFDPDLKPFFLLLNQKFTRYKLGNILHLRSNYSIRLYELLKSYEGLTERTFTLEELRAKLGLQDKYPVWINFRQRVIDHAQAELAKKTDISFTYDAIRKGRSIHKIKFKIKTNSSSDQIIKIEEDTYSQDVIDIQRLGLEIGMNLNKKVITEWLNYGKNNIVELMQSIKYDDTIKNPIGYISAVLPKKATTDEQLALFDDDKSILIEKAIREFIMSKLPKRKVTRIEKIPHYMHRNDALEILKKYFDEEESKRIWEEQGAEITEKLYEESQSKLIKAPSL
- a CDS encoding DnaA N-terminal domain-containing protein, giving the protein MESEKLNLKGKNDKLEYYRTIDTGNLEQRMKLVKQDESKLTYYVPELDKVVYSETEVRKFSLDAYGENIPYIDGELTILNNYLFDYWGYFINAEGLALYAHLKRYTYGNKDWCFPNFEMISLKMDKSRPTIHAYLEILERYGFVYKFNVINRSREKEEGPIFKIRKKVPLLTKALLEGNKELEIPDNVSAHIKKAMKKEKEGLPKKLRAEHDKYVNEMIRNNEKINLENQMDYEEIYRVWQQYGEIIKNNNKPLALNEEVVLDYGKAEMDKHEANMLNYLLTYVSKKLSKPSFDTWFKGISIKLTQNNCYVLAPNEFCKDWLENKYADLISNAIREYDKSIDAIVIQQ
- a CDS encoding topoisomerase C-terminal repeat-containing protein, with amino-acid sequence MERYLDDIKNGKASVDDFLKRTEKMSLIVLNELKEKSKTWNFSEQLIQDIVPKEIGRCLSCGGNLIERDKFYGCSNYSANNCTFSIPKQKAGVTITKVNIEKLLTTGTTSLIKGFKKNGKDGTLGFY